A window from Mycobacterium saskatchewanense encodes these proteins:
- the ctaD gene encoding aa3-type cytochrome oxidase subunit I, giving the protein MTAEAPPAVALQARRPFPARLGPKGSLIYKVITTTDHKMIGIMYMVACFTFFFIGGLMALLLRLELAAPGLQFLSNEQYNQLFTMHGTAMLLFYATPIVFGFANLVLPLQIGAPDVAFPRLNALSFWLFVFGALIALGGFIVPGGAADFGWTAYTPLSDAAHSPGAGGDLWILGVGVGGLGTILGAVNMITTVVCLRAPGMTMFRMPIFTWNILVTSVLVLIVFPLLTAALFGLAADRRLGAHIYDPANGGVILFQHLFWFFGHPEVYVIALPFFGIVSEIIPVFSRKPIFGYSTLVYATLSIAALSVAVWAHHMYATGAVLLPFFSFMTFLIAVPTGIKFFNWIGTMWKGQLTFQAPMLFSLGFMITFVLGGLTGVLLASPPLDFHITDTYFVVAHFHYTLFGTIVFATYAGIYFWFPKMTGRLLDERLGKLHFWLTFIGFHTTFLVQHWLGNSGMPRRYADYLPTDGFQTLNFVSTVGAFILGASVLPFVWNVFKSWRYGEPVLVDDPWGHGNSLEWATSCPPPRHNFTELPRIRSERPAFELHYPHMVERMRSEAHVGRRHSTTDDAVPISQ; this is encoded by the coding sequence ATGACCGCGGAAGCCCCGCCAGCCGTTGCTCTACAGGCCCGCCGGCCGTTCCCGGCCCGACTGGGCCCCAAGGGCAGCCTCATCTATAAGGTCATCACCACCACCGACCACAAGATGATCGGCATCATGTACATGGTCGCGTGCTTCACGTTCTTCTTCATCGGCGGCCTGATGGCGCTGCTGCTGCGCCTCGAGCTGGCGGCACCCGGACTGCAGTTCCTGTCCAACGAGCAGTACAACCAACTGTTCACCATGCACGGCACGGCCATGCTGCTGTTCTATGCCACCCCGATCGTGTTCGGGTTCGCCAACCTGGTGCTGCCCCTGCAGATCGGCGCGCCGGACGTGGCGTTCCCGCGGCTGAACGCGTTGTCGTTCTGGCTGTTCGTCTTCGGCGCGCTGATCGCGCTGGGCGGCTTCATCGTTCCCGGCGGCGCGGCCGATTTCGGGTGGACGGCCTACACGCCGCTGTCGGACGCGGCCCACAGCCCCGGCGCCGGGGGCGACTTGTGGATCCTCGGCGTGGGCGTCGGTGGCCTGGGCACCATCCTGGGCGCGGTCAACATGATCACCACCGTGGTGTGCCTGCGCGCGCCCGGCATGACGATGTTCCGGATGCCCATCTTCACTTGGAACATCCTGGTCACCAGCGTCCTTGTGCTGATTGTCTTTCCGCTGCTCACCGCCGCCCTGTTCGGGCTGGCGGCCGACCGCCGCCTCGGCGCGCACATCTACGACCCCGCCAACGGCGGGGTGATCCTGTTCCAGCATTTGTTCTGGTTCTTCGGTCACCCCGAGGTGTACGTCATCGCGTTGCCCTTCTTCGGCATCGTGTCCGAGATCATCCCGGTGTTCTCCCGCAAGCCGATCTTCGGCTACTCCACCCTGGTGTACGCGACGCTGTCCATCGCCGCTCTCTCGGTGGCGGTATGGGCCCACCACATGTACGCGACCGGCGCCGTGCTGCTGCCGTTCTTCTCGTTCATGACGTTCCTCATCGCCGTCCCGACCGGCATCAAGTTCTTCAACTGGATCGGCACGATGTGGAAGGGGCAGTTGACCTTTCAGGCGCCGATGCTGTTTTCGCTCGGGTTCATGATCACCTTCGTGCTCGGCGGCCTGACGGGCGTGCTGCTGGCCAGCCCGCCGCTCGACTTCCACATCACCGACACCTATTTCGTGGTGGCGCACTTCCACTACACGCTGTTCGGCACCATCGTGTTCGCCACCTACGCGGGCATTTACTTCTGGTTCCCGAAGATGACGGGACGCCTGCTCGACGAACGACTGGGCAAGCTGCACTTCTGGCTGACCTTCATCGGCTTCCACACCACGTTCCTCGTGCAGCACTGGCTGGGCAATTCGGGGATGCCGCGCCGCTACGCCGACTACCTGCCCACCGACGGCTTCCAGACCCTGAACTTCGTGTCCACGGTCGGGGCATTCATCCTGGGTGCCTCGGTACTGCCGTTCGTCTGGAACGTGTTCAAGAGCTGGCGCTACGGCGAACCGGTGTTGGTGGACGACCCATGGGGCCACGGCAACTCGCTGGAGTGGGCGACCAGCTGCCCGCCGCCGCGGCACAACTTCACCGAGCTGCCCCGGATCCGTTCGGAGCGGCCGGCTTTCGAGCTGCACTATCCGCACATGGTGGAAAGGATGCGTTCGGAAGCTCACGTGGGCCGGCGCCACAGCACGACGGACGATGCGGTCCCGATCTCACAATAG
- a CDS encoding GNAT family N-acetyltransferase — MTSEIRVLGGDDELLAAANVFRAAMIGFPPLSNLPPGGITALFETGRTVGAFEGERLVGTADAVTSGLTLPGGAIVGHAAVTRIGVLPTFARRGIATQLICHQLRDIAARGEAVATLRASEATIYGRFGYGVASSTQTVEVQTARAALRPGVGEGGPVRLLDPAQAWDVLPRIYADNRPSRPATIDRPPAWWNGSRMRAESSSGPAYVVVHGDAGSESGFARYRPVDTDAWFVSEQRAIVVEDFFAPTTAAYLGLLRFLLGLDLVDRVTFWMLPLDDPLPWLLADRRAVRVTAVHDETWLRVIDAQQALAARQYTGDGEVTVAVNDPLLPANSATFAITPDGARITDRRPQIAVGPEGLAAVLLGGTTWRGLHLAGLTQTEDPSALVAADRLFSVPDAPYAGFYF, encoded by the coding sequence ATGACCTCCGAGATCCGGGTGCTGGGCGGCGACGACGAATTGCTCGCCGCGGCTAACGTGTTTCGCGCCGCCATGATCGGTTTCCCGCCGTTGTCGAACCTGCCGCCCGGCGGGATCACCGCGCTGTTCGAAACCGGCCGGACCGTCGGGGCGTTCGAGGGCGAACGGCTCGTCGGCACCGCGGATGCCGTGACGAGCGGGTTGACGCTGCCCGGCGGGGCGATCGTGGGCCACGCGGCGGTCACGCGCATCGGAGTGTTGCCGACGTTCGCCCGCAGGGGGATCGCCACCCAGCTGATCTGTCACCAGTTGCGCGACATCGCGGCGCGCGGTGAGGCGGTGGCGACGCTGCGGGCATCGGAGGCGACGATCTACGGCCGCTTCGGTTACGGCGTGGCGAGCTCGACGCAAACGGTGGAGGTCCAGACGGCGCGTGCAGCGCTTCGGCCCGGTGTCGGCGAGGGCGGTCCGGTGCGCCTGCTCGACCCGGCGCAAGCGTGGGATGTGCTGCCGCGCATCTACGCCGACAACCGTCCGTCGCGCCCAGCAACGATCGACCGCCCGCCGGCCTGGTGGAATGGCTCCCGCATGCGCGCGGAATCCTCCTCCGGCCCAGCGTATGTCGTGGTGCACGGCGATGCCGGTTCCGAGTCGGGATTTGCCCGCTATCGGCCGGTCGACACCGACGCTTGGTTTGTCAGCGAGCAGCGCGCCATCGTGGTCGAGGACTTCTTCGCCCCGACCACGGCGGCGTACCTGGGCCTGCTGCGCTTCCTGCTCGGGCTGGACCTCGTTGACCGCGTGACCTTTTGGATGCTGCCGCTCGATGACCCCCTGCCGTGGTTGCTCGCCGACCGGCGGGCGGTGCGGGTGACGGCGGTCCATGACGAGACGTGGCTTCGCGTCATCGACGCACAGCAGGCCCTGGCCGCGCGCCAGTACACCGGTGACGGCGAAGTCACCGTCGCGGTGAACGATCCGCTCCTCCCGGCGAATTCGGCAACCTTCGCCATCACGCCGGACGGTGCCCGAATTACCGACCGGCGCCCGCAAATCGCGGTCGGCCCAGAAGGTCTGGCCGCCGTGCTGCTGGGCGGGACGACGTGGCGCGGCCTCCACCTCGCCGGGCTGACCCAGACAGAGGATCCCTCGGCGCTTGTCGCGGCCGATCGCCTGTTCTCGGTCCCCGACGCGCCGTACGCCGGGTTCTACTTCTAG
- a CDS encoding ABC transporter permease — MFSASQLPPPRDVVSALVELLRHGQLWTHLEASLSRVLAGYLVGALAALALGSLVGLSIVARRLLAPTVAAIRTVPSLAWVPLLLLWFGIDETPKVVLVAIGAFFPIYTTTASALAHVDTQLLEVGRAYGRHGTSLLATVMLPAAAPQLVNGLRLGLANAWLFLVAAELIASSKGLGFLLIDSQNTGRTDVMLLAIVLLAALGKLSDAALGVVERRMMRRRL, encoded by the coding sequence ATGTTCTCCGCCAGCCAGTTGCCGCCCCCGCGAGACGTGGTCTCCGCCCTGGTCGAGCTGCTCCGGCACGGACAGCTGTGGACACACCTCGAGGCGAGCCTGTCCCGGGTGTTGGCCGGCTACCTGGTAGGCGCGCTCGCGGCGCTCGCCCTCGGTTCGCTGGTCGGGCTGTCGATCGTCGCGCGCAGGCTGCTGGCACCGACCGTGGCGGCCATCCGCACCGTGCCCTCACTGGCGTGGGTTCCGTTGTTGCTGTTGTGGTTCGGCATCGACGAGACACCGAAAGTGGTGCTGGTGGCGATCGGCGCGTTCTTTCCGATCTACACGACGACGGCGTCGGCGCTGGCGCACGTCGACACCCAGCTGCTGGAGGTTGGCCGGGCCTACGGCCGGCACGGCACCTCGTTGTTGGCGACGGTGATGCTGCCCGCCGCCGCTCCGCAGCTGGTGAACGGGCTCAGGTTGGGCCTGGCGAACGCGTGGCTTTTCCTCGTCGCGGCCGAGTTGATCGCATCGTCAAAAGGGTTGGGATTTCTGCTGATCGACAGCCAGAACACCGGCCGCACCGATGTGATGCTACTGGCGATCGTGCTGCTCGCCGCGTTGGGGAAGCTCAGCGATGCCGCCCTGGGTGTCGTCGAGCGGCGGATGATGCGGCGACGGCTCTAG
- a CDS encoding ABC transporter ATP-binding protein produces the protein MSLSGIDRSFGSHAVLRKVDLEIEPGEVVALLGPSGSGKSTLLRLLAGLDHPSNGRVDIDGRPVRGVDARCAMVFQEPRLLPWRSLAANVAFGLPRGTDRAAGAAAVRHWLDVVGLRDFGEHYPRHVSGGMAQRAGLARALARRPRVLLLDEPLAALDALTRLKMQDLLRAVQEEAGTTTVLVTHDVDEAIVLADRVLVLRAEASGAAGIAATFDVEIPKPRDRGDPRVGALRARLLGELGVPQRGGADPRATLEEESRTC, from the coding sequence GTGTCCCTTTCCGGGATCGACCGCTCGTTCGGGAGCCATGCCGTGCTCCGCAAGGTCGACTTGGAAATCGAGCCGGGCGAGGTGGTCGCGCTCCTCGGTCCCTCGGGCAGCGGAAAATCAACGCTCCTGCGGCTGCTCGCCGGCCTTGACCACCCTTCCAACGGGCGCGTCGACATCGACGGCCGGCCCGTCCGCGGGGTCGACGCGCGCTGTGCCATGGTCTTCCAGGAGCCCCGCCTGCTCCCGTGGCGATCTCTGGCGGCCAACGTCGCGTTCGGGCTGCCACGGGGGACGGACCGGGCGGCGGGCGCTGCGGCCGTGCGGCATTGGCTCGACGTCGTCGGGCTGCGAGATTTCGGTGAGCACTATCCACGACACGTGTCCGGCGGCATGGCGCAGCGAGCGGGCCTTGCCCGCGCGCTCGCCCGGCGGCCCCGCGTCCTGCTGCTCGACGAACCGCTCGCGGCCCTCGACGCGTTGACGCGGCTCAAAATGCAGGATCTGCTCCGCGCCGTGCAGGAGGAAGCCGGTACGACGACGGTCCTGGTGACCCACGACGTGGACGAGGCGATCGTCCTCGCGGACCGCGTGCTGGTATTGCGCGCCGAAGCCTCGGGCGCCGCCGGCATCGCCGCGACGTTCGACGTCGAGATCCCCAAACCCCGCGACCGCGGCGATCCGCGCGTCGGCGCCCTGCGCGCGCGACTGTTGGGCGAACTCGGTGTGCCACAGCGCGGTGGCGCCGACCCGCGGGCCACCCTCGAAGAGGAGTCGAGAACGTGCTGA
- a CDS encoding DUF4185 domain-containing protein translates to MAYRVVVWRVSRLLVALVVTSAALGLVMPSPHAAWPAAPVVVGAAPLGCLETALTDYANGGTGWTGGDSTWSAPLPDDRELFAFSDTFLGPITPPSRPADAAFVHNSFVVRDATGRWSTVTGGTPERPAALIAPADPAHWFWLGAATFSGDALQVPLTEWRSTGPGPLDFAFVGSSLARFDNHELRAPPAVSELPRSRGIQWGQWVQPDGGWTYVYGVESAATHKYLHVARVAGGDLRRPFSYWTGQAWSAAESDSVRVADHVSAELSVHRLRDGVYLLTTMLGGELFSDRLVGRFGPSPAGPFGPAIALYRTPESGSAGLYRDADVYTYNAHVHPEYSTSTDLVISYDVNSLDTSPGGDVYRRVSIYRPRFVVVTLRWNRDDGASAERDAGAARRACASPPAPSPR, encoded by the coding sequence GTGGCTTATCGTGTGGTGGTGTGGCGGGTCAGCAGGCTCCTCGTCGCCCTGGTGGTGACGTCGGCCGCGCTCGGCTTGGTGATGCCGTCGCCTCATGCCGCGTGGCCGGCTGCACCGGTGGTGGTCGGAGCCGCGCCGCTTGGTTGCCTGGAAACCGCACTCACCGACTACGCGAATGGCGGGACCGGGTGGACGGGCGGGGATTCCACCTGGTCGGCGCCCCTGCCCGACGACCGGGAGTTGTTCGCCTTCTCGGACACCTTCCTCGGCCCCATCACGCCGCCCAGCCGCCCGGCCGACGCGGCATTCGTCCATAACTCGTTCGTCGTCCGCGATGCGACGGGGCGCTGGTCCACCGTGACCGGCGGGACGCCCGAGCGGCCGGCGGCACTGATCGCACCTGCCGATCCCGCGCACTGGTTCTGGCTGGGCGCGGCGACGTTTTCCGGTGACGCGCTGCAGGTTCCGCTCACCGAATGGAGGAGCACGGGGCCGGGGCCACTGGACTTCGCCTTCGTGGGCTCGTCGCTGGCTCGATTCGACAACCACGAACTGCGGGCGCCGCCGGCCGTCTCCGAACTTCCGCGGTCACGCGGAATCCAGTGGGGCCAGTGGGTGCAACCCGACGGCGGCTGGACTTATGTCTACGGCGTCGAGTCCGCCGCGACCCACAAGTACCTGCACGTGGCACGCGTGGCGGGAGGCGATCTGCGCCGGCCATTTTCGTACTGGACCGGCCAGGCGTGGTCGGCGGCGGAATCCGACTCGGTGCGGGTCGCCGACCACGTCTCGGCCGAGCTGTCGGTCCACCGGCTGCGCGACGGCGTGTACCTGCTCACGACGATGCTGGGCGGCGAGTTGTTCAGCGATCGGCTGGTCGGCCGTTTCGGCCCGTCGCCTGCCGGGCCGTTCGGGCCGGCGATCGCGCTGTATCGGACGCCCGAGAGCGGTAGTGCTGGACTGTATCGCGACGCGGATGTCTACACCTACAACGCCCACGTCCACCCCGAATACTCGACGTCCACCGACCTGGTGATCTCCTACGACGTCAACAGCCTCGACACCTCTCCGGGCGGTGACGTCTACCGCCGGGTGAGCATCTATCGGCCCCGGTTCGTCGTGGTGACTTTGCGGTGGAATCGCGACGACGGGGCTTCCGCCGAACGCGACGCAGGCGCGGCGAGGCGCGCCTGCGCGTCGCCGCCCGCTCCCAGTCCGAGGTGA
- a CDS encoding aliphatic sulfonate ABC transporter substrate-binding protein, producing the protein MKSPKIAAFLGAATVAVAAVAGCGSGPGNTAAKDLRVDYAYYNPLSLVVRDQHLLETRGYNVTWVLSAGSNKANEGLRSNGLDFGSTAGSAALVARANGTPIKIVDVYSKPEWTALVVGKNSTVNSVADLRGKKIAVTKGTDPYFFLLQSLATAGLSTADVEIVNLQHADGKTALERGDVDAWSGLDPFMAQTVQQAGSRLLYRNPDFNSYGVLNVREDFSTAHPDAVQTVVNSYEEARKWAKAHPDELAALLASQAKVTPSVAQEELRRTALDIDPAPGDPQRAVLTNILPIAVSDADIKSDDAGRGALGTIIEPKYAQQAH; encoded by the coding sequence CTGAAATCCCCTAAGATCGCGGCTTTTTTAGGCGCTGCCACGGTTGCTGTAGCTGCCGTCGCCGGCTGCGGTTCGGGCCCCGGAAACACCGCGGCCAAGGACCTACGGGTGGACTACGCCTACTACAACCCGCTGAGCCTGGTGGTGCGCGACCAGCACCTGCTGGAGACTCGCGGATACAACGTCACCTGGGTCCTGTCTGCGGGCAGCAACAAGGCCAACGAGGGCCTGCGCTCCAACGGGCTGGACTTCGGATCCACCGCCGGCTCTGCGGCTTTGGTCGCGCGGGCCAACGGCACACCGATCAAGATCGTCGACGTGTACAGCAAGCCGGAATGGACCGCCCTCGTTGTCGGCAAGAATTCGACCGTCAACTCGGTGGCCGACTTGCGGGGCAAGAAGATCGCGGTCACCAAAGGCACCGACCCGTACTTCTTCCTCCTCCAATCGCTTGCCACGGCGGGACTTTCGACCGCGGACGTCGAGATCGTCAACCTGCAGCACGCCGACGGGAAAACTGCCCTGGAGCGCGGCGACGTCGATGCGTGGTCGGGGCTCGACCCGTTCATGGCCCAGACCGTCCAGCAAGCGGGCTCCCGGTTGCTGTACCGCAACCCGGATTTCAATTCCTACGGCGTGCTCAACGTCCGCGAGGACTTCAGCACCGCCCATCCGGACGCCGTTCAGACGGTGGTCAATAGCTATGAGGAGGCCCGGAAGTGGGCGAAGGCGCACCCGGACGAGCTGGCGGCATTGCTGGCCTCGCAGGCGAAGGTGACACCGAGCGTGGCCCAGGAGGAGTTGCGGCGAACCGCGCTGGACATCGACCCGGCACCGGGCGATCCGCAACGCGCGGTCCTGACCAACATCCTGCCGATCGCCGTGTCGGACGCCGACATCAAATCCGACGACGCCGGTCGCGGGGCGCTTGGGACCATCATCGAACCGAAGTACGCCCAGCAGGCTCACTGA
- a CDS encoding SNG1 family protein: protein MGIALVMTSTFVAAYTVALGRPAPRELPIGVVGPASVTAPIIAGMQQGRHEFDVRTYPSRRSAIAAVDHQTITAIIDGTTAPPQLLLSSASGSSAARVLTQLDEPAPGRYLLPITDLHPLPPSDPAGLATFYVIIAATILGFVTMFQLRANVKTLTLRRWLACIAALAVVGGASLAFVSGPLLGALHAPFLELWLLVSLQIAVAALFNSTMLVLIHRWAIIPTWGVFILLGNTSSGGAVSVSLLPQPFALLNHALPSGASVSAVHAAAYFPHEQRLLPFGILLAWFVVTLTALVACSHALHRSPADG, encoded by the coding sequence ATGGGCATTGCACTCGTCATGACATCGACGTTTGTCGCCGCGTACACGGTAGCGTTGGGCAGGCCCGCCCCACGCGAACTGCCCATCGGCGTCGTCGGGCCCGCCTCCGTCACCGCCCCGATCATCGCCGGGATGCAACAGGGCCGGCACGAATTCGATGTGCGCACTTACCCGTCGAGGCGATCGGCTATCGCGGCCGTCGACCACCAGACGATCACGGCGATCATCGACGGCACAACCGCACCGCCACAGCTGTTGTTGTCGAGCGCGAGCGGCTCGTCGGCCGCGCGCGTCCTCACGCAGCTGGACGAGCCGGCGCCCGGGCGGTACCTGCTCCCCATCACCGACCTTCATCCGCTGCCCCCCTCAGACCCGGCCGGCCTGGCCACGTTCTACGTGATCATCGCCGCCACGATTCTGGGATTCGTGACGATGTTCCAGTTGCGGGCCAACGTCAAGACGCTGACCCTGCGCCGCTGGCTGGCCTGCATCGCTGCCCTGGCCGTCGTCGGCGGAGCTTCGCTGGCCTTCGTGTCGGGACCTCTTCTGGGAGCGCTACATGCGCCGTTCCTCGAACTGTGGCTGCTGGTCTCGCTGCAGATTGCGGTTGCGGCGCTGTTCAACTCGACGATGCTGGTCTTGATCCACCGATGGGCGATCATCCCGACCTGGGGCGTATTCATTCTGCTCGGGAACACCTCGTCCGGAGGAGCCGTCTCCGTCTCGCTTCTCCCCCAACCGTTTGCGCTCCTCAACCACGCGCTACCGAGCGGTGCCAGCGTCTCGGCCGTCCACGCGGCGGCCTACTTTCCCCACGAGCAACGGTTGTTGCCCTTCGGCATTCTGCTCGCCTGGTTTGTGGTCACGCTGACCGCGTTGGTGGCGTGCTCGCACGCTCTGCATCGCTCGCCGGCGGACGGCTAG
- a CDS encoding MFS transporter has product MRSDEATGQGRRSPSSPDGEDRAGRRRATGATNSLFVSVLVLLFAMGWAANHFVALMPLISDREHLSTAALDVTFGVYALGLLPGLLIGGRASDALGRRSVALAGSTSALIGTTAMLFSQQPEVLLAGRLIVGFGVGLAMSSGTAWASDLKGPPGAATAGAVLIAGFAVGPFAGGVVGGAGQPGVRVSFAIAAGILVVAMTVMVVAVRRGGGSVARSTRSAGSISARQGTAWALGWAMPLAPWVFASATLGFVTIPTRIHTALAAPMAAGVATFVVNGVSGVIQVVARISGWGPQAGTAGAVLAAIGYVGAVVAPPTMSPAVGLPLLLILGCASGLCLREGLIDLQIAAPQRLRGALVGLFYVVTYVGFGLPLLLTLLGSRTVSAAILLTMAALALAAAASRAMRLRRDSHRPAAAPPGGADVADVSGAGARVPK; this is encoded by the coding sequence GTGAGGTCGGACGAGGCGACCGGCCAGGGGCGTCGATCGCCGTCATCGCCGGACGGGGAGGACCGGGCGGGCCGGCGGCGGGCAACGGGCGCGACGAACAGCCTCTTCGTCAGTGTGCTCGTCCTCCTGTTCGCGATGGGCTGGGCGGCCAACCACTTCGTGGCGCTGATGCCGTTGATCAGCGATCGCGAACACCTGAGCACCGCCGCGCTCGATGTCACCTTCGGCGTATACGCGCTGGGCTTGCTTCCCGGGTTGCTCATCGGCGGCCGGGCGTCGGACGCGCTCGGGCGCCGGTCCGTCGCGCTGGCGGGTTCGACGAGCGCGCTCATCGGGACGACGGCGATGCTGTTCTCCCAGCAGCCCGAGGTTCTGCTGGCGGGACGCCTGATCGTCGGGTTCGGCGTCGGCTTGGCGATGAGCTCCGGCACGGCGTGGGCCTCCGACCTGAAGGGGCCGCCCGGTGCGGCCACCGCGGGCGCAGTGCTGATTGCCGGCTTCGCCGTCGGTCCGTTCGCGGGCGGGGTAGTCGGCGGCGCGGGACAGCCGGGTGTCCGCGTGTCATTCGCGATCGCCGCCGGCATTCTCGTCGTCGCCATGACGGTCATGGTGGTGGCGGTGCGGCGCGGGGGAGGGTCCGTCGCGAGGTCCACGAGATCCGCGGGCTCAATCTCCGCGCGGCAGGGGACGGCGTGGGCGCTGGGTTGGGCGATGCCGCTGGCACCGTGGGTGTTCGCCTCGGCGACACTTGGTTTCGTCACGATCCCCACCCGGATACACACGGCGCTGGCCGCCCCGATGGCCGCGGGCGTCGCGACGTTCGTCGTCAATGGCGTCAGCGGGGTCATACAGGTCGTTGCCCGGATAAGCGGCTGGGGCCCCCAGGCCGGCACCGCCGGTGCGGTGCTGGCCGCAATCGGCTACGTGGGGGCGGTGGTGGCCCCGCCGACCATGTCGCCGGCCGTCGGGCTGCCGCTGCTGCTGATCTTGGGTTGTGCCTCCGGCCTGTGTCTGCGGGAGGGCCTGATCGACTTGCAGATCGCGGCCCCGCAACGGCTGCGCGGTGCCCTGGTCGGACTGTTCTACGTGGTCACCTATGTCGGCTTCGGTCTGCCGCTACTCCTGACGCTGTTGGGGTCGAGGACGGTGTCGGCGGCGATCCTGCTGACGATGGCGGCGCTCGCGTTGGCGGCGGCGGCCAGTCGGGCCATGCGGCTCAGGCGAGACAGCCACCGCCCGGCGGCGGCGCCCCCCGGTGGCGCGGATGTTGCCGATGTTTCGGGGGCGGGCGCCCGGGTACCCAAGTAA
- a CDS encoding NAD(P)/FAD-dependent oxidoreductase, producing the protein MIVVIGAGVCGLAAAYELSRRGERVVVLERGEPFSEQSVGLARIFRVAHRRPALCRLALRARAGWRRWEAELGVGRLLGPEGFVSVTAPADMEDIATAMRDAGAAFTWLDRAGIAAHIPFVAAPWEAGIFDPLGGSLRIRRALSALARRAVIERGEAVSVADDGSTLLADGTVLAADRVLICAGVRTPALFGPLDIEFGPHTRFTYEGADAVGAACLSAPEGYGLPLGGTGRWAFGQDVPDAETVRALFPSLFPVDRVDCVTVRAPWLDSGGDGWTVARRGRVVAFVGSNLMKFGPLLGELLARAVVSEELPGELILA; encoded by the coding sequence GTGATTGTGGTGATCGGGGCCGGGGTCTGTGGGCTCGCGGCGGCCTATGAGTTGTCGCGGCGCGGCGAGCGCGTCGTCGTGCTCGAGCGCGGCGAGCCGTTTTCCGAGCAGTCCGTTGGCCTGGCGCGCATCTTCCGCGTCGCCCACCGGCGGCCGGCGTTGTGTCGGCTCGCGCTACGCGCACGGGCCGGCTGGCGGCGCTGGGAGGCCGAGCTCGGCGTGGGCCGGTTGCTGGGTCCGGAGGGGTTCGTCAGCGTCACCGCCCCCGCCGACATGGAGGACATCGCGACCGCAATGCGTGACGCCGGCGCGGCCTTCACCTGGCTGGACCGCGCCGGGATCGCGGCGCACATCCCGTTCGTCGCCGCCCCCTGGGAGGCCGGCATCTTCGATCCGCTCGGCGGCAGCTTGCGGATCCGCCGCGCGCTGAGCGCCCTGGCCCGGCGGGCGGTCATCGAGCGGGGCGAGGCCGTGTCGGTCGCCGACGACGGGTCGACGTTGCTGGCCGACGGCACGGTCCTGGCCGCCGACCGCGTGCTGATCTGCGCAGGTGTCCGGACGCCGGCGCTGTTCGGCCCGCTAGACATCGAGTTCGGCCCGCACACCCGCTTCACCTACGAGGGCGCCGATGCGGTCGGCGCCGCGTGCCTGTCGGCGCCCGAGGGCTACGGGTTGCCCCTCGGCGGCACCGGGCGCTGGGCCTTCGGACAGGACGTGCCGGACGCCGAGACGGTGCGCGCGCTGTTTCCGTCCCTGTTCCCGGTGGATCGGGTGGACTGCGTCACCGTCCGTGCCCCGTGGCTCGATTCCGGAGGCGACGGCTGGACGGTCGCGCGTCGGGGACGCGTCGTCGCGTTCGTCGGCAGCAACCTGATGAAATTCGGGCCGCTGCTCGGCGAGTTGCTCGCTCGCGCAGTCGTCAGCGAAGAGCTGCCGGGCGAGCTGATCCTGGCCTGA